From a region of the Actinomadura luzonensis genome:
- a CDS encoding ornithine cyclodeaminase family protein, translating to MSGLPYLDAATVERLVPMGRAVRVLEEALRAGLDPEATPQRPVVDVPAGQLLLMPAATARYAGVKAVTVAPGNPERGLPRIQGTYLLLDGATLAPLAALDGIALTSLRTPAVSALAVRHLAGPEGGRLVVFGSGPQAWGHVLALRGVRPVTEVTVAGRDPGRAEALAARCRAAGLPATALTQESDGDAVAAAVAGAALIACCTTARRPLFPGRLARDGVTVVAVGSHEPGARELDDDLVARATVVVEARSAALQEAGDVIIPIRHGTITSGHLAGNLAELIAGEVPPGPGPRVFKSTGMAWEDLVVAAAAYEAWQHDRT from the coding sequence ATGAGCGGGCTGCCCTACCTCGACGCCGCGACCGTCGAGCGGCTGGTGCCGATGGGACGCGCCGTGCGGGTCCTGGAGGAGGCGCTGCGCGCCGGGCTCGACCCCGAGGCCACCCCGCAGCGGCCGGTCGTCGACGTGCCGGCCGGGCAGCTCCTGCTCATGCCCGCCGCCACCGCCCGCTACGCCGGCGTCAAGGCCGTCACCGTCGCGCCCGGCAACCCGGAGCGGGGGCTGCCTCGCATCCAGGGCACGTACCTGCTGCTGGACGGCGCCACCCTGGCCCCGCTGGCCGCGCTCGACGGGATCGCGCTCACCTCGCTGCGCACCCCCGCCGTCTCGGCGCTGGCCGTCCGCCACCTGGCCGGGCCGGAGGGCGGCCGGCTCGTCGTCTTCGGCAGCGGCCCGCAGGCCTGGGGGCACGTCCTCGCCCTGCGCGGGGTCCGGCCGGTCACCGAGGTCACCGTCGCCGGTCGCGACCCCGGCCGCGCGGAGGCCCTGGCCGCCCGCTGCCGCGCCGCCGGCCTGCCCGCCACCGCCCTCACCCAGGAGAGCGACGGCGACGCCGTGGCCGCCGCCGTCGCCGGGGCCGCCCTGATCGCCTGCTGCACCACCGCCAGGCGGCCGCTGTTCCCCGGCAGGCTCGCCCGCGACGGCGTCACCGTCGTCGCCGTCGGCTCCCACGAGCCCGGCGCGCGCGAGCTCGACGACGACCTCGTCGCCCGCGCCACCGTGGTCGTCGAGGCCCGCTCGGCGGCGCTCCAGGAGGCCGGCGACGTCATCATCCCGATCCGCCACGGTACGATCACCTCTGGTCATCTCGCGGGCAACCTCGCCGAGCTGATCGCGGGCGAGGTGCCGCCGGGCCCGGGGCCGCGCGTGTTCAAGAGCACCGGCATGGCCTGGGAGGATCTCGTGGTGGCCGCGGCCGCGTACGAGGCGTGGCAGCACGACAGGACCTAG
- a CDS encoding dihydrodipicolinate synthase family protein, with amino-acid sequence MERKPWHGVMVATALPLRPGDGPGGHAVDHDGYAAHCRWLVDNGCDGVVANGSLGEYQTLTPGERAKVIETAVAAVGGERVMAGAGAYGAAESRRWAEQAREAGCGSVLLLPPNAYRADERAVLDHYREVAAAGLPVVAYNNPYDTKVDLTPALLARLHEEGLIVAVKEFSGDVRRAYELAELAPGLDLLVGSDDVLLELAVAGAVGWVAGYPNALPASSVALYRAAVAGDLAAALPLYRTMHPLLRWDSRTEFVQAIKLSMDLAGRYGGPCRHPRLPLTAEQAAAVRAATEKALAEGLK; translated from the coding sequence ATGGAACGCAAGCCCTGGCACGGCGTCATGGTCGCCACCGCGCTGCCCCTGCGCCCGGGCGACGGGCCCGGCGGCCATGCCGTCGACCACGACGGCTACGCCGCCCACTGCCGCTGGCTGGTGGACAACGGCTGCGACGGCGTGGTCGCCAACGGCTCGCTCGGGGAGTACCAGACGCTCACCCCCGGCGAGCGCGCGAAGGTGATCGAGACCGCCGTCGCGGCGGTCGGCGGCGAGCGCGTGATGGCCGGCGCCGGCGCGTACGGGGCCGCCGAGTCCCGCCGCTGGGCCGAGCAGGCGCGCGAGGCGGGCTGCGGCTCGGTGCTCCTGCTGCCCCCGAACGCCTACCGCGCCGACGAGCGCGCCGTGCTGGACCACTACCGCGAGGTGGCCGCGGCCGGGCTGCCGGTCGTGGCCTACAACAACCCCTACGACACCAAGGTCGACCTCACCCCCGCGCTGCTGGCCCGGCTGCACGAGGAGGGCCTGATCGTGGCGGTCAAGGAGTTCAGCGGGGACGTGCGGCGGGCGTACGAGCTGGCCGAGCTGGCCCCCGGGCTGGACCTGCTGGTCGGCTCCGACGACGTGCTGCTGGAGCTGGCCGTGGCCGGCGCGGTGGGCTGGGTGGCCGGCTACCCCAACGCGCTGCCCGCCTCCAGCGTCGCGCTCTACCGGGCGGCGGTCGCCGGCGACCTGGCCGCCGCGCTGCCCCTGTACCGTACGATGCACCCGCTCCTGCGCTGGGACTCCAGGACGGAGTTCGTGCAGGCCATCAAGCTGTCCATGGACCTGGCCGGCCGGTACGGCGGCCCCTGCCGCCACCCCAGGCTGCCGCTCACCGCCGAGCAGGCCGCCGCCGTCCGGGCCGCCACCGAGAAGGCACTCGCGGAAGGGCTCAAATGA
- a CDS encoding GntR family transcriptional regulator, producing MAAEDRLDLPAVGERQSLREQVAQALRAALIAGEMRPGVVYSAPVLAAQFGVSATPVREAMLDLAKEGLVEAVRNKGFRVTELSDRDLDELTELRRLIEVPTVARLADPARAGEFDRLRPVAEEIVAAGEAGDLLAYVDADLRFHVALLALSGNAHLVSVVRDLRNRARLYGLSQLSRHDALGDSAREHLALLEALKSGDSDAVARLMDEHIGHVRGIWAAPASP from the coding sequence ATGGCCGCCGAGGACCGGCTCGACCTGCCGGCGGTGGGCGAGCGCCAGAGCCTGCGCGAGCAGGTCGCCCAGGCGCTGCGCGCCGCGCTGATCGCCGGCGAGATGCGGCCCGGCGTGGTCTACTCCGCCCCGGTGCTGGCCGCCCAGTTCGGCGTCTCGGCCACTCCCGTCCGCGAGGCCATGCTCGACCTCGCCAAGGAGGGCCTGGTCGAGGCGGTGCGCAACAAGGGCTTCCGGGTGACCGAGCTGTCCGACCGCGACCTCGACGAGCTGACCGAGCTGCGCCGGCTCATCGAGGTGCCCACCGTGGCCCGGCTGGCCGATCCCGCGCGGGCCGGGGAGTTCGACCGGCTGCGTCCTGTCGCCGAGGAGATCGTCGCCGCCGGCGAGGCCGGCGACCTGCTCGCCTACGTCGACGCCGACCTGCGCTTCCACGTCGCGCTGCTGGCCCTGTCCGGCAACGCCCACCTGGTGTCCGTGGTGCGCGACCTGCGCAACCGGGCCCGGCTCTACGGCCTGTCGCAGCTGTCCCGGCACGACGCGCTCGGCGACTCCGCCCGCGAGCACCTGGCCCTGCTGGAGGCGCTGAAGAGCGGCGACTCCGACGCCGTCGCCAGGCTCATGGACGAGCACATCGGCCACGTCCGCGGCATCTGGGCCGCGCCCGCGAGCCCCTGA
- a CDS encoding proline racemase family protein has product MRTKRVFHAVDSHTEGMPTRVITGGVGVVPGATMAERRVHFRDHLDHVRKLLMNEPRGHSAMSGAILQPPTRPDADYGVLFIEVSGLLPMCGHGTIGVATVLVETGMVEVTEPVTTVRLEVPAGLVEVDVAVEDGTATAVTLRNVPSYCDRLGAAVTVPGYGEIAYDLAYGGNFYAIVDLDAYGLPFDRKAKNEILAAGLATMEAINAADRPVHREDERIQGCHHVYFAAPGSDARHSRHAMAIHPGWFDRSPCGTGTSARMAQLHARGELPLERDFVNESFIGTRFVGRLLEETTVGGAPAVLPSITGRAWITGTAQYFLDPRDPFPEGFEL; this is encoded by the coding sequence ATGAGGACGAAGCGCGTCTTCCACGCCGTCGACTCGCACACGGAGGGCATGCCCACCCGCGTCATCACCGGCGGCGTCGGCGTCGTCCCCGGCGCCACCATGGCCGAGCGGCGCGTGCACTTCCGCGACCACCTCGACCACGTCCGCAAGCTGCTCATGAACGAGCCCCGCGGCCACTCCGCGATGAGCGGCGCGATCCTTCAGCCGCCCACCCGGCCCGACGCCGACTACGGCGTGCTGTTCATCGAGGTGTCCGGGCTGCTGCCGATGTGCGGCCACGGCACCATCGGCGTCGCCACCGTGCTCGTCGAGACCGGCATGGTCGAGGTCACCGAGCCCGTCACCACCGTCCGCCTGGAGGTCCCCGCCGGGCTGGTCGAGGTGGACGTCGCCGTCGAGGACGGCACGGCCACCGCCGTGACCCTGCGCAACGTCCCCTCCTACTGCGACCGCCTCGGCGCCGCCGTCACCGTGCCCGGCTACGGCGAGATCGCCTACGACCTCGCCTACGGCGGCAACTTCTACGCCATCGTCGACCTCGACGCCTACGGCCTGCCCTTCGACCGCAAGGCCAAGAACGAGATCCTCGCCGCCGGCCTCGCCACCATGGAGGCCATCAACGCCGCCGACCGCCCCGTGCACCGCGAGGACGAGCGCATCCAGGGCTGCCACCACGTCTACTTCGCCGCCCCCGGCTCCGACGCCCGCCACTCCCGGCACGCCATGGCCATCCACCCCGGCTGGTTCGACCGCTCCCCGTGCGGCACCGGCACCAGCGCCCGCATGGCCCAGCTCCACGCCCGCGGCGAGCTGCCGCTGGAGCGGGACTTCGTCAACGAGTCGTTCATCGGCACCCGGTTCGTCGGCCGGCTGCTGGAGGAGACCACCGTGGGCGGCGCCCCCGCCGTCCTGCCGTCGATCACCGGCCGGGCCTGGATCACCGGCACCGCCCAGTACTTCCTGGACCCGCGCGACCCCTTCCCCGAGGGCTTCGAGCTGTGA
- a CDS encoding proline racemase family protein, giving the protein MTTTGITTVDYHTGGEPFRIVTGGAPDLPGADVAARRITAMERADDLRRLLCHEPRGHADMYGCFLVPPDDPGAHLGALFWHKDGFSTACGHGTIALGAYAVHEGLVAAPPDGVTDVVVDVPSGRVTARVRTAGGRVRGVTFVSVPSYVLARDVPAGGVLVDLAYGGAIYASLPAAAVGLSAEPRHLDALIARARRVKADLAGHPATRHPTDDRLSGVYGVIFHDELPDAAGAARQRNVTVFADGEVDRSPCGSGTAARLALLHDAGLRRPLVHESVVGSSFAARVAKVTAAGVVPEIEGMAYRTGRHVFELDPEDPIGTGFVLR; this is encoded by the coding sequence GTGACCACCACCGGGATCACGACCGTCGACTACCACACCGGCGGCGAGCCGTTCCGCATCGTCACCGGCGGCGCCCCCGACCTGCCCGGCGCGGACGTCGCCGCCCGCCGGATCACCGCCATGGAACGGGCCGACGACCTGCGCCGGCTGCTGTGCCACGAGCCGCGCGGCCACGCCGACATGTACGGCTGCTTCCTGGTCCCGCCCGACGACCCCGGCGCGCACCTCGGGGCGCTGTTCTGGCACAAGGACGGCTTCTCCACCGCGTGCGGGCACGGCACGATCGCGCTCGGCGCGTACGCGGTGCACGAGGGCCTGGTGGCGGCCCCGCCGGACGGCGTCACCGACGTGGTGGTGGACGTGCCGTCCGGTCGGGTCACCGCCCGGGTGCGCACGGCCGGCGGGCGGGTGCGCGGCGTCACCTTCGTCAGCGTGCCGTCGTACGTGCTGGCCAGGGACGTGCCCGCGGGCGGCGTCCTGGTGGACCTCGCCTACGGCGGCGCGATCTACGCCTCGCTCCCGGCCGCGGCCGTGGGCCTGTCGGCGGAGCCCCGCCACCTGGACGCGCTCATCGCCCGCGCCCGGCGCGTCAAGGCGGACCTGGCGGGCCACCCGGCCACCCGGCACCCCACCGACGACCGGCTGTCCGGCGTCTACGGCGTGATCTTCCACGACGAGCTGCCGGACGCGGCCGGCGCCGCCCGCCAGCGCAACGTCACCGTCTTCGCCGACGGCGAGGTGGACCGCTCGCCCTGCGGCTCCGGCACCGCCGCCCGGCTGGCGCTGCTGCACGACGCCGGGCTGCGCCGCCCGCTGGTGCACGAGAGCGTCGTCGGCAGCTCCTTCGCCGCCCGCGTGGCGAAGGTCACCGCGGCGGGCGTGGTGCCCGAGATCGAGGGGATGGCGTACCGGACCGGGCGGCACGTCTTCGAGCTCGACCCCGAGGACCCGATCGGGACGGGGTTCGTGCTGCGATGA
- a CDS encoding EamA family transporter, producing the protein MTAFALDDPLERGPGLPRPGNVLRTAAGSVPPSSLVLLGIFSVQFGAAFAKELFTALPPSAVVFLRIAAGALIMGAVARPRLRGLGRRDWAVGLGFGLTLALMNLSFYEALSRLPMGIAVAIEFLGPLGVAVAASRRRIDLLWVGLAGAGVALLAPWGESASVSWLGIGFAMVAGACWAGYILLSAAAGRRFPGTSGLAFAMIVSAVAVAPVGVTTGGAGLLEPHLLLIGLGVGLLSSVIPYSLELQALRRMPPHTFGILMSLEPAVAALAGVLLLGEILHVQQWAAIVCVVAASLGSTRRGKRE; encoded by the coding sequence GTGACCGCCTTCGCCCTGGACGACCCGCTGGAGCGCGGCCCCGGCCTGCCCCGGCCGGGCAACGTGCTGCGCACGGCGGCCGGCTCGGTCCCGCCGTCCTCGCTGGTGCTGCTCGGCATCTTCTCGGTGCAGTTCGGCGCGGCGTTCGCCAAGGAGCTGTTCACGGCGCTGCCGCCGAGCGCGGTGGTGTTCCTGCGGATCGCGGCCGGGGCGCTCATCATGGGCGCGGTCGCCCGGCCCAGGCTGCGCGGGCTGGGGCGGCGCGACTGGGCGGTCGGCCTCGGGTTCGGCCTGACGCTGGCGCTGATGAACCTGTCGTTCTACGAGGCGCTGTCGCGGCTGCCGATGGGCATCGCGGTGGCGATCGAGTTCCTGGGGCCGCTGGGGGTGGCCGTGGCGGCCTCGCGGCGGCGGATCGACCTGCTGTGGGTGGGCCTGGCGGGCGCCGGCGTGGCGCTGCTCGCGCCGTGGGGCGAGTCGGCCTCGGTGAGCTGGCTCGGCATCGGCTTCGCGATGGTGGCGGGCGCGTGCTGGGCGGGCTACATCCTGCTGTCGGCGGCGGCCGGGCGGCGGTTCCCGGGCACGAGCGGGCTGGCGTTCGCGATGATCGTCTCGGCCGTGGCGGTCGCCCCGGTCGGGGTCACGACCGGCGGGGCCGGGCTGCTGGAGCCGCATCTGCTGCTCATCGGGCTGGGCGTGGGCCTGCTGTCGTCGGTGATCCCGTACTCGCTGGAACTGCAGGCGCTGCGGCGGATGCCGCCGCACACGTTCGGCATCCTCATGAGCCTGGAGCCCGCCGTGGCGGCGCTCGCCGGGGTGCTGCTGCTGGGCGAGATCCTGCACGTGCAGCAGTGGGCCGCGATCGTCTGCGTGGTGGCCGCCAGCCTGGGCTCGACCAGGCGCGGGAAGCGGGAGTGA